The nucleotide window GGGAAAAGGAATATTTGGGACGCGGCTCGGTATTAGTGAAAACGGATATTATGCGTAATATGGTTGTTGTGTTGTTAAAAGGAATTTTGACGCCTGCAGAGAAAGCACTGACCGAAACACGAGAAGGAATTTTATCGGTGAAAAAAATACGCGCTGATCTCGTAGAAACAGGGGCAGAGCAGCTAAAAGAAATTGTACAAGAAATTACAGGTGTAGCGGCTATGAGTTTCTATACAGACATTAGCACGCGCACAGGAGAACGTATTATGGTCTTTATGATGGAACGTTCATTAGAACAAAAATAAACTGGTCGATGTTCAAAATGCCGCTTTAGCAAGTTGAAGATAAACCGGAAATAAACAAGCAAATTGCTTGTTTATTTCCGGTTTTTTTAATGAGAAAAGGAGTGGATAGCATGGAGCTTGTACTACAAAATGTATTAACGCCTGCCGTGTTGTTTTTTATCTTGGGTATATTCGCAGCAGTAGTAAAATCTGATTTAAAGTTTCCGCAAGGACTCAGTGAGTTTTTAAGTATATATTTGCTTGTTGCAATCGGATTGAAGGGAGGTGTGGAGCTTTCAAAGCATCCCTTATCTGAAGTGTCAGGCCCAATGCTTGGCGTGTTGTGTTTAGGAATGCTGATTCCTGTTGTTGTGATGCTGATTGCCGAAAGAATAGGTCTTGATCGAAAGAATGCAGCAGCCCTTGCGGCGTGCTACGGATCTGTCAGCATTGTCACATACGGAGCTGGCGTGACATTTCTTGAACAAACCGGTGCTTCTTTTGAAAGCTATATGAGCGCTATGGTTGTTTTAATGGAGAGCCCTGCCATTTTTGTTGCGCTGTATTTACTAAAGCTACGCGAGAATACAGCACCTTCTGTACAACTCGGAATTGTTGCAAAAACAGGTGATGCTTCTCTACTTCGGGAGAGCTTGTTTGGCAAAAGTATTTTACTTTTAGTAGGAAGTCTTCTCATTGGTTTGACGCTTGGTACAAAGGCAGTACCTGTCATAAAGCCGCTGTTTATTGATTTGTATGGCAGTATGTTAGTCTTATTCCTGCTGAATATGGGTGTTGTTGCCGGACAACGTTTACCGTCCATATTTTCTTATGGCATAAAATTGATTGGGCTGGGAATTCTGTTTCCGTTGATGTTCGGTACGACAGGGGTGCTTGTTGGTTATATATCTGGTTTGTCAGCAGGCGGAATGATGCTGATGGGTGTGCTGGCTGGCAGTGCTTCCTACATTGCAGCACCAGCAGCATTGCGGGCATCTGTTCCTGAGGCGAATGCTTCTATTTATCTAGGTTTGGCACTCGGCGTTACGTTTCCATTTAATCTTATATTTGGTATTCCATTATACTATCAAATTGCCTTACTACTGGCATAAAGAAAGGAGATTATCTATATGATTTTAGACCAACATACACTTGTCATTGCTGATAGAGAAGGAGAAAAATGGATAAGGAAGGTCTCCGCATCCGCCCAGGTCCTTACAATATTTGATGGGTGGATTACTCATCCATTTGGATGCACAATGCGCGATGTTCTTGCGATGGTTTATGGAGAGGAAATTCAACGAATTTACGTATTGGTGCAAGAGAAAGAAGTGATATCTGTATTACAACAAATGAAAGAAGCAGGTATACCGGAAGATGTGCTGCGCACCGTTTCATACGTACCTCACGTAGAAGGTGATGTTGCACGCTGGTTAGACGGGTTTTCCACGACAAAGGATAACGTGAAGAAAAGTGTAGAGATTATTAACAATCATCCTCTTATGCCCAAACAAATAAGGGCAGAAGGGTGGGTCATAGATTGTAACGGTGAACTTAGCGTAATCTAAAAAGTATATCTCTCCTGAAATATGGTAAAATTCATATATTGATAGTGTAGATAGGAGAGGTATAGTCATGGAGCATGAACGTTCACTATTTTCATTTTACTAACGAATAAAGAGTTAACCATCGTAGTACATCCTAATACAGTACAAAAAGATGTTATTGTAGCCAATGGAAAAGAGGTTCGTAGTACAGCTTTACGCAAGTTTCCTAAAAAAATTCATACAGGAGCTACTCCCATTAGCTATGGCCATGCAGTAAAGTTTAAAACGGCTCAGGAACTTGCCGTATTTTTAAGTGAGCTACACGGAATAGTAGCATCTGAATAGATCAAAACGGAAGCCTAGGCTTCCGTTTCTTGCGTTTTAGCTTGAAATGGGCGAATGAAGCAGGCACAACGTCCCGTCTCAATTCATATTTTGTTGCAGGAGTTAACTTTACACATGATATGGAGGGGACAAAAATGAATCAATTCCAAAACGAATTGCAGTCACTACCAATTTCTGATTTTCAAGTTACGCAGCCTATGATGTGGGATGTGCAGCAACAATATCATGCTGACATGCAACGCTTTGCGTGCGGTGGCTGTTTCCGTTGCGGCGGTTGTGGCGGCTGTTTCCGTTGTGGCGGTTGCGGTGGCTGTGGTGGATGTTTCCGTTGCTTCGGATGCTTCTTTATCTTCTAAAAACTATAAAAAACGCCGGGGTGCCGGCGTTTTTTTATATACGTTACTTCAAGCAATCATTGTATATCAGGAAGGTGAAGAGGTGTGTGTGAAAAGAAAGAATGCAATATTGTGGTACTAACGTGGCTTTAGCGGAAACAAGCAATATTTGTATCACCTAGAAGATAGCTGTTAACGGTTTACTATATATGAAGCTTTGTAGGTTGCTTTTCAACTCTATGATAACACAGTAACTTGCGCATAATGGACAAAGTGATATACATAAATTGTAAAAGATGACGTATCAATCAGGAGGGCATTATGACATTACATCCTTCGATGCGATTAAAGGTGAATAGAGATACTTGTTTTCTACCGGATCCGGACGGCGGGGTATATTTTCGTAATAATGAAAGCTCCTTTCGGATGCAGGGAAATGGGATGGTACAGTGGATTGAGAAACTATTACCTGTATGGGACGGGAGCTACAGCTTAGCAGAGATTACAAACGGCTTGCCAGAGCCGTATCAAAACAGAGTATATGAAATCGCAAAGGTATTGTATGAAAACGGCTATGCTCGGGATGTAAGCGGTGATCGGGAACATTCGTTATCGGCGACAATTATGGAAGTGTATGCTTCCCAGATTGCTTTTTTAGATGAGCGCGGCGGTTCAGGGGCAGCACGTTTTGCAGAGTATCGCAATGCGAGTGTGATTGTCATAGGAGATCAAGGATTGCCAGCGCTCGTATCTTCTTTATTAGAATCAGGTTTGCCACGATTTCATGTATGTGCGCTTACAGAATGTGACGAACGAATTGATGAACTAGCAGCTCATAGCCGAAAACGAGATGAAGAGATTTTGGTGGAGCAAACAGCTGCACCTGAGGATGGAAATTGGCAAGCTATGTTGCAACCATTTGATTTTGTTGTGTATGTTTCCTATGGCGGTGACACAGAGAAGCTGCTACAACTAGAACAGATTTGCCGAGAGGAAGGAAAAGTATTTCTGCCAGCCGGTTGTTTTGCAGGAATCGGGATGGCTGGTCCTATTGTTTCATCTGATGTATGCTGGGAATCAGCATGGCGTGTAATACGTGCAGAACGAGGTAAGAAATTGTCCTCCGTAGCGGGTGCGATGCTAACAAATATACTTACATTTGAGTTACTCAAGGAAGTTACAGGTGTACGTGATGATAATGAGAAACACCGCTTTTTTCAACTAAATTTAGAAACGCTTGAAGGAGAATGGTGCTCATTTACACCGCATCCGCTCTTAGAAGGATATAAACCGAGATGGATACAGGGACTAGAAAAGCGAGAAGAGCTGCAAATGAGTGAGTTACTTTTTTATTTTAGTAAGTTAACCTCTGCAAAGTCCGGTATTTTACATGTTTGGGAAGAAGGTAACTTAAAGCAATTGCCGCTGGCGAAATGCAGGGTGCAGGCGGTGCATCCACTATCTGAGGGACCAGCAAGTTTTTTAGAAGAAGTCATTTGTACAGCTCTGACACATGAAGAAGCGCGTAAGGAAGCTGGTTTGGTCGGCCTAGAAATGTACGTAGCAGCTATGATAGAGCATGTTGCAAAAGCTTTACCGCAGTACCGAGAGGATTGGCCTTTCATTGCTGTGGGTACAGGGGCAACAACAGCGGAAGGCATTTGTCGCGGTCTGCTGCATCGTTTGGAATATGAATTGGCAGAACAAAACAAGTCTTACGGTGTTGCTCCTATTCAAATAAATAGACTAGAAGATACAGAGTGCAAGTTTTATTTAGAAGTATTGGAGTTAAAGAGAGAACAACCTGTTATTGGCTTGGGAGAAGAAATATGGGGCTTTCCAGTTGTGTGGGTAAAAACGGAGAGCGGCTGGTATCACAGTACAGGATTGGATTTTACTCTTGCACTGCGTAATGCGCTTCGTCACGCAATTGAAGGAAGCTGCGTTAGTCACGAGCCATTTCTACTGCCTCAAGAGCCGCAAACACTCGACTTAGAAGGGTCGCCTTCTTATCCGGAATTATTACAATATGCTTTAACAACTTTACAGAGGCAAGAAAAAGAGTTATCTGTATTTGAAGTTGGTATAGAAACGTTCTCGAAAGAACTAGCAGGTGTATTTGGTGTTTTGGTACGAGAGGAGGGAGCGTGATGCGGTCTGTTGTTGCTATTGTAGGAGAAGGGGTGCTTGCTGACTTGGTATATGAACGACTGCAACACGTATGCGATATTGTCTGTCCATCCGTAAACGATCGAATGCCAAGGGAGATTTCGTTGGCTTTGGTACTCCAAGATGTATGGGATCCTTCGTTTCAAAAGCAAGCTGCCGAAGCCCTGCAAGAAGTAGATGTACCTTGGTTACGAGCTTTTACTACTTTTGGCGAAGGAATTGTCGGACCCTTTGTGTTTCCTGATGTACCAGGCTGCTTCCAATGTGCTGATATGCGCCGTTTAATGGCGGGACGTGATCGGAAAGAAATGTGGGAGATACGAAAGGGTGAGACAGTATACGACCCGGGTGCATCGCGGACGGAGTTACTGCAGCTTGCTCATATTGTGCAAGAAGAGGCGCGACATTTTTTGCAGGAGCAGCCACTTCGATGTACAGAGCATATGTATGTGCTGCAATTACAGTCGATGCAAATCTCGCGTCGGTTCATTCTGGCCGATCCGCTCTGTTCATTTTGTGGGGCGCTACCTGAAGATACTGCTGAACATGCAGCTATTACGCTGCGTCCTAGCTTAAAAGTAGAGGGAAGCTATCGTTCTCGTTCAATACATGAGCTAGGAGCGGTGTTGATTCAAGACTACTTAGATACAAAAACAGGGCTGTTAAATGAAAAAATATATGATTTAGTACCGCCATTTGCCGATGCTAGTGTTAATTTACCACTTATTATGGGAGATGAAGGAACGGCAGGACGTACGCATTCCTATGAAATGAGTGTGGTGACGGCGATTTTAGAAGGACTAGAGCGCTATTGCGGGCTCGCACCGCGGGGAAAACGTACTGTGATGCGAGAACGCTTTGAAAATATAAAGGAACATGCGTTACATCCGCTTGCGGTAGGGGTGCATGCAGAAGAGGATTATGCGAGAGAAAATTTTCCGTTTCGACCATTTGATCCAAATCGGAAATTAAATTGGGTTTGGGGTTATTCCTTGTTAGAAAATCGCTCTATTTTAGTGCCCGAGCGCTTTGCTTATTATAGTCTGGGCTGCAGCAGTGGTCATGTGTATGAAACGTCTAATGGCTGTGCAATTGGTGGGAGCCTTGAGGAAGCGATTTTATACGGTATTTTTGAAGTGGTAGAGCGGGACGCATTTTTGATAACGTGGTACGCAAAATTGCCGTTGCCGCGCTTGGACCCTTATTCTGTGCAGGATGAAGAGCTGCATATGATGTTGTCACGTATGAAAGCAATCGCCGGTTACGAGGTCGTTTTATTTGATGCGACGATGGAAAATGGAATCCCAAGTATTATGGCCATTGCCAAAAATCAAAAAGAAACTGGTCTTAATTTAATTTGTGCTGCAGGTGCCCATCTTGACCCTGTTCGTGCCGTAAGAAGTGCGCTGCATGAATTAGCAGGTATGATGCTAACACTTGATGAAAAGTTTGAGGTAGAAAAAGACATGTATATGCGAATGCTGGAGGACTCTTCACTTGTGACGAGAATGGATCATCACAGTATGCTGTACGGGTTGTCAGAGGCAGAGGAGCGTTTGCGATTTTTATTGGAAGAAGATCGAGAAACCCGAACTTTTGCACAAGCGTTTGGGGCACAAACACATCATACAGATTTAACAGAAGATTTGCGTTGTGTTTTAGATACATTCAAGGGGCTACATTTGGACGTGATTGTTGTTGATCAAACGGCACCTGAACTGCAGCGCAATGGCCTATATTGTGTAAAAGTCATCATTCCAGGCATGTTGCCGATGACATTCGGAAACCATCTCAAACGTATAACGGGATTGGAGCGTGTGTTGCGCGTGCCAGTGCAGCTTGGCTATATGAAAGAACCGTTAACCTTGGCACAGCTGAATCAAGACCCACACCCGTTTCCGTAAGGAGGAAGCTTGATGGATTTAGATGTATTTTTACATCAGTTGCAATTTGAGCCAGATGAAACAAGACCCCCTGACCTAGAAGTAAACTGGAAGGATGCGCCATTACCTTACAAATTATATCAAGGCTTGCCGCACATACCCCTTTGCGCCGAAGTGCCGCTTACGCTTGGCAAAAAACAAAATGCTACTTTAAAAAGTATAAGTCATTTTCTATGGTATGTGTTCGGCCTTGCGCGATTTTCCCAAGTGGATGTGCAAAGAAAGCCTGCGAATATGGCTCGCCGTTTTGTTCCGTCTGGAGGCGCTTTATATCCGAATGAATTATACATGTATATCAAAACAGATGATTTATCTGCAGGCATCTATCATTATGACGTCGCACATCACAGATTGGTTTTACTGAGGGAAGGAAATTTTGATGATTATATTACAAAAGCATTAGGCGGAAGCTGTGAGGTGACTAGTTGCTTTGGAGTTGCATTTGTGTCAATCATGTTTTGGAAAAACTGCTTTAAGTATCATAACTTTTCGTATCGTCTACAGGGCTTAGATACTGGGGTGTTGCTTGGGCATTTGCTAGAAGTCAGCAAGCAATTTGGATTTAACGGAGCAGTACATTTTCAGTTTCTTGACAGGGCGCTGGGGCATTTACTTACCTTATCGGAGGAGGAGGAGAGTGTATATGCGATTGTGCCGCTGTCCATTAATCCGCTGAAGCAAGTAGCAAATCGGCTAATGCAGTCGGATGCAGAGTTACGTGAAACAATACCAAAGCTGAAGCATGAGCACTATGTCCGTTCCAAGCAGCTCATACCATATCCACAGCTGCTGGCGATGAATGAAGCGTCCATGCTTCAGGCAACCGATTCATTTTTGTGTTTGCCAGAACATAAACCTCACTTCAGACAAGGAAATATCCTTCGTTTACCCGAAGTAAAACCAATATCCTATGAATTTGCAGAAGTATGCAGAAGGCGACAGTCACCCGATGGGGATTTCAGCTTGCGAAAGGTTACAGCAGAAGAGCTTGCGAGCTTACTTTACGAGGCTCATCGTATGCATCTATATAAAAATGATAGTGGTATAACAAATCCTCTTGCGATTTACGGTTGTCTATATCATGTTGAAGGTATACCAAACGGCGCTTATCGCTACAACTATGAGGAACATGCTTTAGAAGAGCTGAATCTTGGCGATCATCGACTCGCTTTGCAGTACGG belongs to Ectobacillus sp. JY-23 and includes:
- a CDS encoding DUF2294 domain-containing protein is translated as MTKGEMENTLSKALTQWEKEYLGRGSVLVKTDIMRNMVVVLLKGILTPAEKALTETREGILSVKKIRADLVETGAEQLKEIVQEITGVAAMSFYTDISTRTGERIMVFMMERSLEQK
- a CDS encoding sodium-dependent bicarbonate transport family permease, which gives rise to MELVLQNVLTPAVLFFILGIFAAVVKSDLKFPQGLSEFLSIYLLVAIGLKGGVELSKHPLSEVSGPMLGVLCLGMLIPVVVMLIAERIGLDRKNAAALAACYGSVSIVTYGAGVTFLEQTGASFESYMSAMVVLMESPAIFVALYLLKLRENTAPSVQLGIVAKTGDASLLRESLFGKSILLLVGSLLIGLTLGTKAVPVIKPLFIDLYGSMLVLFLLNMGVVAGQRLPSIFSYGIKLIGLGILFPLMFGTTGVLVGYISGLSAGGMMLMGVLAGSASYIAAPAALRASVPEANASIYLGLALGVTFPFNLIFGIPLYYQIALLLA
- a CDS encoding heterocycloanthracin/sonorensin family bacteriocin, translating into MEGTKMNQFQNELQSLPISDFQVTQPMMWDVQQQYHADMQRFACGGCFRCGGCGGCFRCGGCGGCGGCFRCFGCFFIF
- a CDS encoding putative thiazole-containing bacteriocin maturation protein; translation: MTLHPSMRLKVNRDTCFLPDPDGGVYFRNNESSFRMQGNGMVQWIEKLLPVWDGSYSLAEITNGLPEPYQNRVYEIAKVLYENGYARDVSGDREHSLSATIMEVYASQIAFLDERGGSGAARFAEYRNASVIVIGDQGLPALVSSLLESGLPRFHVCALTECDERIDELAAHSRKRDEEILVEQTAAPEDGNWQAMLQPFDFVVYVSYGGDTEKLLQLEQICREEGKVFLPAGCFAGIGMAGPIVSSDVCWESAWRVIRAERGKKLSSVAGAMLTNILTFELLKEVTGVRDDNEKHRFFQLNLETLEGEWCSFTPHPLLEGYKPRWIQGLEKREELQMSELLFYFSKLTSAKSGILHVWEEGNLKQLPLAKCRVQAVHPLSEGPASFLEEVICTALTHEEARKEAGLVGLEMYVAAMIEHVAKALPQYREDWPFIAVGTGATTAEGICRGLLHRLEYELAEQNKSYGVAPIQINRLEDTECKFYLEVLELKREQPVIGLGEEIWGFPVVWVKTESGWYHSTGLDFTLALRNALRHAIEGSCVSHEPFLLPQEPQTLDLEGSPSYPELLQYALTTLQRQEKELSVFEVGIETFSKELAGVFGVLVREEGA
- a CDS encoding TOMM precursor leader peptide-binding protein → MRSVVAIVGEGVLADLVYERLQHVCDIVCPSVNDRMPREISLALVLQDVWDPSFQKQAAEALQEVDVPWLRAFTTFGEGIVGPFVFPDVPGCFQCADMRRLMAGRDRKEMWEIRKGETVYDPGASRTELLQLAHIVQEEARHFLQEQPLRCTEHMYVLQLQSMQISRRFILADPLCSFCGALPEDTAEHAAITLRPSLKVEGSYRSRSIHELGAVLIQDYLDTKTGLLNEKIYDLVPPFADASVNLPLIMGDEGTAGRTHSYEMSVVTAILEGLERYCGLAPRGKRTVMRERFENIKEHALHPLAVGVHAEEDYARENFPFRPFDPNRKLNWVWGYSLLENRSILVPERFAYYSLGCSSGHVYETSNGCAIGGSLEEAILYGIFEVVERDAFLITWYAKLPLPRLDPYSVQDEELHMMLSRMKAIAGYEVVLFDATMENGIPSIMAIAKNQKETGLNLICAAGAHLDPVRAVRSALHELAGMMLTLDEKFEVEKDMYMRMLEDSSLVTRMDHHSMLYGLSEAEERLRFLLEEDRETRTFAQAFGAQTHHTDLTEDLRCVLDTFKGLHLDVIVVDQTAPELQRNGLYCVKVIIPGMLPMTFGNHLKRITGLERVLRVPVQLGYMKEPLTLAQLNQDPHPFP
- a CDS encoding SagB family peptide dehydrogenase, translating into MDLDVFLHQLQFEPDETRPPDLEVNWKDAPLPYKLYQGLPHIPLCAEVPLTLGKKQNATLKSISHFLWYVFGLARFSQVDVQRKPANMARRFVPSGGALYPNELYMYIKTDDLSAGIYHYDVAHHRLVLLREGNFDDYITKALGGSCEVTSCFGVAFVSIMFWKNCFKYHNFSYRLQGLDTGVLLGHLLEVSKQFGFNGAVHFQFLDRALGHLLTLSEEEESVYAIVPLSINPLKQVANRLMQSDAELRETIPKLKHEHYVRSKQLIPYPQLLAMNEASMLQATDSFLCLPEHKPHFRQGNILRLPEVKPISYEFAEVCRRRQSPDGDFSLRKVTAEELASLLYEAHRMHLYKNDSGITNPLAIYGCLYHVEGIPNGAYRYNYEEHALEELNLGDHRLALQYGMTADNVNLFQVPLCLHVVGERKHYRELGYRGYRIQQMDAGMLVQRLLLAASSLGMGGHPLLGFDTKVCDALYGLEQHHETCLIQVPIGSYRARAKLEGGVHA